Proteins from one Planctomyces sp. SH-PL62 genomic window:
- a CDS encoding rhomboid family intramembrane serine protease — protein MIIPWGTDAPIYHRPIATVGVMVACVLVFAIDPGHRHTEWQLALGDGLHPVQWATHIFIHQGIGHLLGNLLFLWAFGIIVEGKLGAIGFLAAYLILGIFPGALIQALVSREEVGHAMGASGAIFGLMALCLIWAPRNDLYCLVILGGFMRMLVFQPEIPILWFAAFYIVWDVVKVSTLSIAGVAWVGGLGHSFGALGGVLLGLALLKLDLVDCEGWDLLSRMKHGRTGTMHRPTKRKPHRSFVEKAQKKLAKAKKAKQAGEAPDVVALRTLRGHLDAEETEAALSFYRTTRRRLRGWRPPDPERVDLIKALVAAQAWEEAAGVMQAYLDESNLPSPKIRLKLAEVLIRRLERPVAGLRTIERLPESDLPGNLVDARRKLVTLAEQLREEGVLELDDAVQPL, from the coding sequence ATGATCATCCCCTGGGGGACCGACGCCCCGATCTACCACCGGCCGATCGCCACGGTCGGGGTGATGGTCGCGTGCGTCCTGGTCTTCGCGATCGATCCGGGACACCGGCACACGGAATGGCAGCTGGCGCTGGGGGACGGCCTGCATCCGGTGCAATGGGCGACCCACATCTTCATCCACCAGGGGATCGGCCACCTGCTGGGGAACCTGCTCTTCCTCTGGGCGTTCGGGATCATCGTCGAGGGGAAGCTGGGCGCGATCGGATTCCTGGCCGCCTACCTGATCCTGGGGATCTTCCCGGGGGCGTTGATCCAGGCGCTCGTGTCTCGCGAGGAGGTCGGCCATGCGATGGGAGCGTCCGGCGCCATCTTCGGCCTGATGGCGCTCTGCCTGATCTGGGCGCCGAGGAACGACCTGTACTGCCTGGTGATCCTCGGCGGGTTCATGCGGATGCTGGTCTTCCAGCCGGAGATCCCGATCCTCTGGTTCGCGGCCTTCTACATCGTCTGGGACGTGGTGAAGGTGAGCACGCTGTCGATCGCGGGGGTGGCCTGGGTCGGCGGGCTCGGGCACAGCTTCGGGGCGCTCGGGGGCGTGCTCCTGGGGCTCGCGCTGCTCAAGCTGGACCTGGTCGATTGCGAGGGCTGGGATCTGCTCTCTCGCATGAAGCACGGCCGGACCGGGACGATGCACCGACCCACCAAGCGGAAGCCGCATCGCTCGTTCGTCGAGAAGGCCCAGAAGAAGCTCGCCAAGGCGAAGAAGGCGAAGCAGGCCGGCGAGGCCCCGGACGTCGTCGCGCTCCGGACGCTCCGGGGCCACCTCGACGCCGAGGAGACCGAGGCGGCCCTGAGCTTCTACCGGACGACCCGCCGGCGGCTGCGGGGCTGGCGGCCCCCGGACCCCGAACGGGTCGATCTCATCAAGGCCCTGGTCGCGGCGCAGGCCTGGGAGGAGGCCGCCGGGGTGATGCAGGCCTACCTGGACGAGTCCAACCTCCCCTCGCCGAAGATCCGCCTGAAGTTGGCCGAGGTGCTGATCCGACGCCTGGAACGCCCCGTCGCCGGGCTCCGGACCATCGAACGGCTCCCCGAATCCGACCTCCCCGGAAACCTCGTCGACGCTCGCCGCAAGCTGGTGACCCTGGCCGAGCAACTCCGCGAGGAAGGAGTCCTGGAGCTGGACGATGCAGTCCAGCCTCTCTGA
- a CDS encoding zinc-dependent metalloprotease has product MTRIGRFGVLASLALAALPAAKAQESPASLPVQDGAKLDVGEAIAAARAAQGSGGARPGPQGNFRDFNEVTKDAEKIDGLFTLYKTGDNLYAEIRPDQFNQTLLVPVTIAKGMANAGMPVGDDDLVLIFKRVGDRIQVVRRNIHYKAPAGTPIDKAVKQNYTDSILMALPIVTLNPMRGGAPLINLSDIFMTDFAQLGLGSIDRSRSTWQKVKGFPNNVELQLETTYTGRGNFGRGDGGVADPRGLTVVVHYSIMKTPDAGFRSRPADDRVGYFLAAAKDFGSDSQDGNFVRSIYRWRLEKSDPKAKLSPPKKQIVWYVEDNVPLEYRPYVEEGILEWNKAFEKIGFKNALAVRWQESGRDDFDPEDTNYCTFRWVASESGSAMSCVRANPLTGEIIDGDVIFDASWIRHWKQEYALLVGNATTAGGEAQVTPLALGEVVSPILASKMGYGVPQASSMPGFDPLHRLPGQMVPELIPADQSLLKWQFARNLARNAQGFCQRHQGFTQDLSLAAISLSGPQAPTTPAADAAKPGEKKEDAKPEEKKKPEIKDELPEEFLSQAIKDVVMHEVGHSLGLRHNFKSSTMLTADQLNDTAVTREKGLGGSVMDYNPVNLAPRGKKQGDYYSTTIGPYDYWAIEYGYKQVDGDEAAELKKIASRAPEKDLTYATDEDVVLNDDPYVNRWDLGSDPCQFAKDRIELASELLKDLDSRVVKDGESWSRMRRAFSVLLNQWGNAATLASQYVAGQSISRDHKADKDARDPIDPIPGEKQRECLKFLAENILTDKPFTFSPSVMRRLGNERWMHWGNEGLFSGPNADISVYERILGIQRIVLGHCLGGSTLSRLQNQELQSNPGSSPLRIDEVFRALTDGVWADLDKLPTQDEKDPKPALSTVRRNLQREHLRRLGLLVVGQGGGGAEGPTFVVLYGRGNSSVPADARSLARLHLKEIAARITKELDAKGTQLDDTSRAHLEESKEKIAKILEARIDTRDL; this is encoded by the coding sequence ATGACGCGCATCGGTCGTTTCGGGGTCCTGGCGTCCCTGGCGCTTGCGGCGTTGCCGGCTGCGAAGGCGCAGGAGTCGCCGGCGAGCCTCCCAGTCCAGGACGGCGCGAAGCTCGACGTGGGCGAGGCGATCGCCGCCGCCAGGGCCGCGCAGGGCTCCGGCGGGGCCCGGCCGGGCCCCCAGGGGAACTTTCGCGACTTCAACGAGGTGACCAAGGACGCCGAGAAGATCGACGGCCTGTTCACCCTGTACAAGACCGGCGACAACCTCTACGCCGAGATCCGCCCGGACCAGTTCAACCAGACGCTGCTCGTGCCGGTCACGATCGCGAAGGGGATGGCGAACGCCGGCATGCCGGTGGGCGACGACGACCTCGTCCTGATCTTCAAGCGGGTCGGCGACCGGATCCAGGTCGTGCGCCGCAACATCCATTACAAGGCCCCGGCCGGGACGCCGATCGACAAGGCGGTGAAGCAGAACTACACCGACTCGATCCTCATGGCCCTGCCGATCGTCACGCTCAACCCGATGCGAGGCGGAGCGCCGCTGATCAACCTGTCGGACATCTTCATGACCGACTTCGCCCAGCTCGGCCTGGGTTCGATCGACCGTTCGCGGAGCACCTGGCAGAAGGTCAAGGGGTTCCCGAACAACGTGGAATTGCAGCTCGAAACGACCTATACCGGGCGGGGCAACTTCGGCCGGGGCGACGGCGGGGTCGCCGATCCGCGCGGGCTGACGGTGGTGGTCCACTACAGCATCATGAAGACGCCGGACGCCGGCTTCCGCAGCCGCCCGGCCGACGACCGCGTGGGCTACTTCCTCGCGGCGGCGAAGGACTTCGGCAGCGACAGCCAGGACGGCAACTTCGTCCGCTCGATCTACCGCTGGCGACTGGAGAAGTCGGACCCGAAGGCCAAGCTCTCCCCCCCCAAGAAGCAGATCGTCTGGTACGTCGAGGACAACGTCCCCCTGGAGTACCGGCCGTACGTGGAGGAGGGGATCCTCGAATGGAACAAGGCGTTCGAGAAGATCGGCTTCAAGAATGCGTTGGCCGTCCGTTGGCAGGAGTCCGGGCGTGACGACTTCGACCCCGAGGACACGAACTACTGCACCTTCCGCTGGGTCGCCAGCGAGTCGGGCTCGGCCATGTCGTGCGTGCGGGCCAACCCCCTGACCGGCGAGATCATCGACGGCGACGTCATCTTCGACGCCAGCTGGATCCGCCACTGGAAGCAGGAGTACGCCCTGCTGGTCGGCAACGCGACGACCGCCGGCGGCGAGGCCCAGGTCACGCCCCTGGCCCTCGGCGAGGTCGTCAGCCCGATCCTGGCCTCGAAGATGGGCTACGGCGTCCCCCAGGCGTCGTCCATGCCGGGCTTCGACCCGCTCCATCGCCTTCCCGGCCAGATGGTCCCCGAGCTGATCCCGGCCGACCAGAGCCTGCTCAAGTGGCAGTTCGCCCGGAACCTCGCCCGCAACGCGCAGGGCTTCTGCCAGCGCCACCAGGGCTTCACCCAGGACCTCAGCCTGGCCGCCATCTCCCTTTCCGGCCCCCAGGCGCCGACCACCCCGGCCGCCGACGCCGCCAAGCCGGGCGAGAAGAAGGAAGACGCCAAGCCCGAGGAGAAGAAGAAGCCCGAGATCAAGGACGAACTCCCCGAGGAGTTCCTCAGCCAGGCGATCAAGGACGTCGTGATGCACGAGGTCGGCCACTCGCTGGGCCTCCGCCACAACTTCAAGTCCAGCACCATGCTCACCGCCGACCAGCTCAACGACACGGCCGTCACCCGCGAGAAGGGCCTGGGGGGGAGCGTCATGGACTACAACCCGGTGAACCTCGCCCCTCGGGGGAAGAAGCAGGGGGACTACTACTCGACGACCATCGGCCCCTATGACTACTGGGCGATCGAGTACGGCTACAAGCAGGTCGACGGCGACGAGGCGGCCGAGCTCAAGAAGATCGCCTCGCGGGCCCCGGAGAAGGACCTGACCTACGCCACCGACGAGGACGTCGTCCTCAACGACGACCCCTACGTCAACCGCTGGGACCTGGGCTCCGACCCCTGCCAGTTCGCCAAGGACCGGATCGAGCTGGCCAGCGAGTTGCTCAAGGACCTCGATTCGCGAGTCGTGAAGGACGGCGAGTCCTGGTCCCGGATGCGGCGGGCGTTCAGCGTCCTGCTCAACCAGTGGGGCAACGCGGCGACCCTCGCCTCGCAGTACGTCGCCGGCCAGTCGATCTCGCGCGACCACAAGGCCGACAAGGACGCCCGCGACCCCATCGACCCGATCCCGGGCGAGAAGCAGCGCGAGTGCCTGAAGTTCCTGGCCGAGAACATCCTGACCGACAAGCCGTTCACGTTCTCGCCCTCCGTCATGCGGCGGCTCGGCAACGAGCGCTGGATGCATTGGGGCAACGAGGGCCTGTTCTCCGGCCCCAACGCCGACATCTCGGTCTATGAGCGGATCCTGGGCATCCAGCGCATCGTGCTGGGGCACTGCCTCGGCGGGTCCACGCTCTCCAGGCTCCAGAACCAGGAACTCCAGTCCAACCCCGGCTCGTCGCCGCTCCGCATCGACGAGGTCTTCCGCGCCCTCACCGACGGCGTCTGGGCCGACCTGGACAAGCTGCCGACCCAGGACGAGAAGGACCCCAAGCCGGCCCTCTCCACCGTCCGCCGGAACCTCCAGCGCGAGCACCTGCGGCGGCTGGGCCTCCTGGTCGTCGGCCAGGGCGGGGGAGGCGCGGAAGGCCCCACCTTCGTCGTCCTCTACGGCCGCGGCAACAGCTCCGTCCCCGCCGACGCCCGCTCCCTGGCCCGACTCCACCTCAAGGAGATCGCCGCCAGGATCACCAAGGAACTCGACGCCAAGGGCACCCAGCTCGACGACACCTCCCGGGCCCACCTGGAAGAGAGCAAGGAGAAGATCGCCAAGATCCTCGAAGCTCGGATCGACACCCGCGACCTTTGA
- a CDS encoding heparan-alpha-glucosaminide N-acetyltransferase domain-containing protein: MSDEPKVSPGRIASLDQFRGYTVAGMLFVNFVGGLAASHAVLRHHNTYCSYADTIMPQFFFAVGFSYRLTFLRRLATLGRRAASTAVIRRALGLILVGFVLYHLDGGVKTWEELRSLGFSGFLATAFRRELCQTLVQIALTSVWILPVVAASARGRALYLVGGAILHLVLSSWFYLDFAMKTPVIDGGWLGILSWAIPMLAGTFAYDAIAARDAVGRPRASAVPALLGWGAVMMLAGYGLSSMAGLAPPPFTPPAEGYVVDLWTMSQRTGSVSYMTFAAGFSLVVYALFVVVCDAWGWSVGLFRTFGTNALAAYVLHGMVAQAVRPYLPRDAPLWYAALGTLVYFVICWGLIRYLEKNRIFLKL, translated from the coding sequence ATGAGCGACGAGCCGAAGGTCTCGCCCGGGCGCATCGCCTCCCTCGACCAGTTCCGGGGCTACACGGTCGCCGGGATGCTGTTCGTCAACTTCGTCGGCGGCCTGGCCGCCTCCCACGCGGTCCTCCGGCATCACAATACGTATTGCAGCTATGCCGATACGATCATGCCGCAGTTCTTCTTCGCGGTGGGGTTCTCGTACCGGCTGACCTTCCTCCGCCGGCTGGCGACGCTGGGCCGCCGCGCGGCGTCGACGGCCGTGATCCGGCGGGCCTTGGGGCTGATCCTGGTGGGGTTCGTACTCTACCACCTGGATGGCGGCGTCAAGACCTGGGAGGAGCTGCGTTCGCTGGGCTTCTCGGGTTTCCTGGCGACGGCGTTCCGGCGCGAACTCTGCCAGACGCTCGTGCAGATCGCGCTGACGTCGGTCTGGATCCTGCCGGTCGTGGCGGCCTCGGCGCGGGGGCGAGCCTTGTATCTCGTCGGCGGGGCGATCTTGCACCTGGTCCTGTCGTCGTGGTTCTACCTGGACTTCGCCATGAAGACCCCGGTGATCGACGGCGGCTGGCTGGGGATCTTGAGCTGGGCGATCCCCATGCTGGCCGGGACGTTCGCCTATGATGCGATCGCCGCCCGAGACGCCGTCGGCCGTCCCCGGGCGTCGGCCGTCCCCGCCCTGCTGGGCTGGGGGGCGGTGATGATGCTGGCCGGTTACGGGCTGTCGTCGATGGCGGGACTCGCTCCGCCGCCGTTCACGCCGCCGGCCGAAGGGTATGTCGTCGACCTCTGGACGATGAGCCAGCGCACCGGGAGCGTGTCCTACATGACCTTCGCGGCCGGCTTCTCGCTGGTCGTCTACGCCCTGTTCGTCGTCGTCTGCGACGCCTGGGGATGGTCGGTGGGCCTGTTCCGCACCTTCGGGACCAACGCCCTGGCGGCCTACGTGCTCCACGGCATGGTCGCCCAGGCCGTCCGCCCCTACCTTCCGCGCGACGCCCCGCTCTGGTACGCCGCCCTGGGGACGCTCGTGTATTTCGTGATCTGCTGGGGCCTGATCCGCTACCTGGAGAAGAACCGGATCTTCCTCAAGCTGTGA